A portion of the Fulvia fulva chromosome 1, complete sequence genome contains these proteins:
- a CDS encoding putative 26S proteasome regulatory subunit p28, with product MLLPKVAFVMDLDSQQDKFAIHAACREGQTQKVESLLNADKKLATRKDDDERLPIHWAVSHNRLPIVQLLSELKSFDVDAKDGAGWTSLMMAASLKDADDVVDLLLAKGAHPDEKTNNGQTALHFTASKSNLDTARKLFAHKASARVKDRRQQLPLHRAAAVGDVPMVKLLLEHRSALNATDMDGSTALHHAIAEGHGDTALALLKAGAESDKVDGSGKLAIQLAPDAKVRNYILRSAEEEGIELATNA from the exons ATGCTCTTGCCCAAAGTCGCGTTCGTGATGGATCTTGACAGCCAGCAAGACAAGTTCGCAATTCACGCGGCTTGTCGAGAAGGACAGA CACAGAAAGTCGAGTCCCTCCTCAACGCCGACAAGAAGCTGGCAACTCGGAAAGACGACGATGAGCGACTACCAATACACTGGGCTGTCTCGCACAATCGCCTTCCCATTGTCCAGCTACTATCCGAGCTGAAGAGCTTCGATGTCGACGCCAAAGATGGCGCGGGGTGGACGAGCTTGATGATGGCGGCAAGCCTCAAGGATGCCGATGATGTGGTTGACCTCTTGCTTGCCAAAGGCGCCCATCCTGATGAAAAGACGAACAATGGGCAGACTGCACTGCACTTTACTGCATCCAAGTCAAACCTCGATACAGCGCGCAAACTGTTTGCGCACAAGGCGTCAGCGAGAGTCAAGGACAGGAGACAGCAATTGCCGCTGCATCGCGCGGCTGCCGTGGGAGATGTGCCGATGGTCAAGCTGCTGTTGGAGCACAGAAGCGCGCTGAACGCGACAGACATGGACGGCAGCACTGCACTGCACCACGCAATCGCAGAAGGACATGGTGATACAGCGCTCGCATTGCTAAAGGCCGGGGCCGAGTCGGACAAGGTCGATGGCTCAGGAAAGCTCGCCATACAGCTGGCACCGGATGCGAAGGTTCGCAATTACATACTGCGCTCGGCAGAGGAAGAAGGCATCGAGCTGGCCACGAACGCATAG
- a CDS encoding Synaptobrevin 2, which translates to MAAANNDSLYDPYVKRGAEEGTAGNARTQGLQSEIDGAVRTMQNNITKISERGERLDNLQDKTDHLSTQANSFRRGANRVRKQMWWKDMKMRMCIIVGIIILLVVIIVPSVVASQKH; encoded by the exons ATGGCCGCAGCGAACAATGACAGCCTCTACGACCCCTACGTCAAGCGCGGCGCGGAGGAAGGCACAGCAGGCAATGCGCGCACACAAGGACTCCAGAGT GAAATCGATGGCGCCGTGCGAACTATGCAAAACAACATCACCAAGATCTCCGAGCGCGGCGAGCGTCTAGATAACTTGCAAGACAAGACCGACCACCTCTCGACTCAGGCGAACAGCTTCCGTCGCGGCGCCAACCGAGTGAGGAAGCAGATGTGGTGGAAGGACATGAAGATGAGAATGTGCATCATCGTCGGTATCATCATCCTGTTGGTGGTCATCATCGTGCCCAGTG TCGTCGCTAGTCAGAAGCACTAG